The following nucleotide sequence is from Triticum dicoccoides isolate Atlit2015 ecotype Zavitan chromosome 7B, WEW_v2.0, whole genome shotgun sequence.
CAATGAGTCCAAAAGACTTGTGTATCTTCATTTTCCAAGCAATAACATGCTTGGTCATATAAATAGCTGACGCAAGTACTTACCAATGGCTGGTGTACCATAGCACACGCAACTACTTTCCAATGGCTGGTGTTCCATAGCAGGGAACCGCGTACTCTTATTTCATACAATTAATCTGTCAGCACAGCAGCTTAACTTTGGCATGTCCTGTAAAATCATATTCAGTCATATGCATTTGCAAAGATCTGTTACTGTAATATGATACCACCATGGTACTTTGTTATTGTCTTTTAACTCTGCAAGAATTTTAGAGTATTCCCCCCTCGAGTTACCAGCTGGTCCTAGCGGTTTTATTATGGTCAGTATGCGGATCATTTGCATCCTTTGCCATTCAAGTTTTTTAAAAGCAGTCTGCGGCAATTAAACCAATTTGCAAAAACTGATCGTATTTTCAGTTATTCCCGTGTTCTTGctactttttccttttctttttgttaACTTCCCTAttttcatttttgctatgtttatacTTTATACTGCAAATGCATCGACAGGGTTAGCAGCTACTTTCCGCCAGTACTACGTGCCCGTGTTCTGTTGAGCATTATGCTGACATTTTATGCTCTTTGTTTTTGCCTGCAGTACAATGGCaacgaggaggatgatcctgtggaCTTGTAGACTCGGGTGGTGGGTGGCAGATGTCAGCTGTAAGGAGTTAGATTGAAACATTGAATGGAGGAAAACCTGGGTGGCTTTGAAACCCAGTACTTTTTGCTATATTATATCCAGTTCTCTATACATCGGGCGGTCGAAGCTCAGCGTCCCCGCAGCTGTGCTCTGCAGCAGTTAACTTACGCGAAGACAGATTTTACAGTATTGCCGAAACATGTTTTGCCTTATGGGGGAAGTTTTCTTCTTAATATCGCCGGACCTCGAAGTTGCTACCTGAGCTTGTATGGAGCCTATGACAGCCCTTCCTGAAAATTGTTTAGAGGTTTTGACACCCGTCATACGTTACACTGCTGCTATTTTAAAGCCCTTCTTGTGCCTGTGGAAGTGAAATGCATTATATCGCATGCCGCCTATATTTGCAATGCAATGCCAATTTGGTCCCTGAACTTGAGGGTTACACATTTATGCCTCTGTGCTAAATTTATGCATATGAAACTATAAATAGGCCAACCAGGATCCAGATCCTCCTCTATCCGGTAACTGGCGATGACATAGAGTTTTCGCTTCGCTTTTTTTGACCATGCGATTGTCGTCTAAAATTATGTGTAGAGTATAGTTGATGCCTTTTGTGGTTGCCACATGTGGCCATGGCTTCACACAATGGCAACAACACCGCCATCCTCTTCTATTGCGTTCATGTCCCTAGTGGAAATGCCAGCGCCGAAATTTTGTGGATTCAAGCGCACTGAATTCTAGTATCTCTTTTTGTTTTGCACAAATTTGAATAAAGCTAAGGGTGTAATCAAAAAAGGCTGACCCCACAACTTACGTGTAGAATTCTCGTTGCACGTCTCCATGCTTGCCAAAACTACTGGGTTTGCTTCCAACTGTTTCAGCCTCCCTACCCNNNNNNNNNNNNNNNNNNNNNNNNNNNNNNNNNNNNNNNNNNNNNNNNNNNNNNNNNNNNNNNNNNNNNNNNNNNNNNNNNNNNNNNNNNNNNNNNNNNNNNNNNNNNNNNNNNNNNNNNNNNNNNNNNNNNNNNNNNNNNNNNNNNNNNNNNNNNNNNNNNNNNNNNNNNNNNNNNNNNNNNNNNNNNNNNTGGATTTAGGGTGTGACAAGGATAAATGATTGTAGACTTGCAACGGTTTCAACCTCCCTATCCCCCACCTCCCATGGAGGTCGATGGATTTAGGGTGCAGCAAGGACGGATAGTTGTAGGCCAAgaggatgatggtgtgcctgccaagtGTGACATGCCGCTAATTCGGTGCTAGAAACTTTCCGTTGAATAGGGTGATAGACACGAAACGATGAACCACCATCGTCTAGTTTGAAGACCGCGAGGATGAAAGACGCGCCGATGCTAACCAACTCTCTCTTGTGCTCAACATGAACATAGAGTACACTCTTTctcccaaaaaagaaaaaatagagtTGTAGTTGTTGTAGACTAGAAGGCCAATAATAGAAATCCAGCACtccacgggggcctttgtcaaaaaACCTGCCAGCAGGGACAGCCTAAGcctcttctcccctcttcctccgccgccgtcaCCACCGGCGCAGCGAGCCCTACCCTACCCCCACCCCTCCCCTCCCTGCCGCCAAATCCCGCCGCCCCATGGACCGGCAGGCCCAGGACtacgcggcggcggccatggcgtacGCGCAGGCGCAGCAGCAACCCCCGCCGCAGTACGGCTTCCACCCGCAGGCGCAGCCGCAGTACCCGCACCACCCGCCCTACGCCGCCCCGATGCCGCAGTACGCGCCCTACCCGCGCGCCatgccgccgccgcagcagctctaCCCGCACCTCCCGCCGCACCAGCAGNNNNNNNNNNNNNNNNNNNNNNNNNNNNNNNNNNNNNNNNNNNNNNNNNNNNNNNNNNNNNNNNNNNNNNNNNNNNNNNNNNNNNNNNNNNNNNNNNNNNNNNNNNNNNNNNNNNNNNNNNNNNNNNNNNNNNNNNNNNNNNNNNNNNNNNNNNNNNNNNNNNNNNNNNNNNNNNNNNNNNNNNNNNNNNNNNNNNNNNNNNNNNNNNNNNNNNNNNNNNNNNNNNNNNNNNNNNNNNNNNNNNNNNNNNNNNNNNNNNNNNNNNNNNNNNNNNNNNNNNNNNNNNNNNNNNNNNNNNNNNNNNNNNNNNNNNNNNNNNNNNNNNNNNNNNNNNNNNNNNNNNNNNNNNNNNNNNNNNNNNNNNNNNNNNNNNNNNNNNNNNNNNNNNNNNNNNNNNNNNNNNNNNNNNNNNNNNNNNNNNNNNNNNNNNNNNNNNNNNNNNGCGCATCGACAAGCTCGTCGAGTACATCGCCAAGAACGGGCCCGAGTTCGAGATCGTGATCCGCGACAAGCAGCACGACAACCCGGACTACGCCTTCATCTTCGGCGGGGACGGCCACGCCTACTACAGGTACATGCTCTGGGTCACGGGGCGCCCGCCCATGCCGCCCTACCCGCCGGGGTCCATGCACATGATGCCGCCCATGGGCCCGATGGCGCACGGCCCGCCGCCGACGATGCACCAGCCGGGGTACCCGCCGTTCTACGACCAGCACCAGCACTTTGGTGCCCACGGCCACGGGGAGTATGATACTGGGGCGACGTTCAAGGGCCTCTCTGGGCCGCTCCCCGCGGATGTCGCCGCCGAGCTGCACGACGTGCTTACCAATCTTAATGGCACCAAAGAGTCGATAAAGGGTGCCAAGACATGGTTTATGCAAAGGGCGCCATTTGCGCCGGCTCTGGCAGAAGCTCTCAGGGAGAGAATATTTGCCTTGGAGGATTCAGAGAGGCAGCTGCACATTGTTTTCCTGGTGAATGATATTCTTTTTGAAGGGTATGTTTTCATTTCAGCATCTATTTTGTGAATATAATTGCTTGCATTACGACTTGCCAATTAAGTGTAGTTAATTTTATCTATTACCAAGCTGTGTTCAGTGTTCAAGCTGATGAAAACTTGAGTAAAGAAATGATGAACTTTGATGCAATTGAAATACCAACACATGAAGAGAATTTCAATTGACAGATCTTATTGCCATCTTAGCTTATTATGCCCCCCTTTGGATTAAAGGAGTTCCGTAAGATTTTAATCCATAGGAATTTTCCTTATGATTGCTTTCATACACCCAAATCAATAGGATTCAGCAAGAGGTTGGGCCTCATGGAAATTTCAGTTTGTGTCCTGCACTTTCTGTCTCTTCAAACCCCCACAAAATTCTTGTGGAGCATCCAAAGAGCAATATGTGCAAATTCTTGTGTTTTGGTTTTCTTTAGTATTCAATAGACCACCACATCCCAATCATGCATTTGTACTATTCCTACGTATTAGAATCCAGCATTCCAAATAAGCCCTACAAGATTGTCTAGAAAAATGCACTAAAGAAAGAACCTCCCATTTTTTGGTTTCGAAGTTATTTCCATTCAAAGTTTTAAATGCCAAATGAGTGCCATTTGATATGACTTACTTCACCCTGATTCATTTCAAAGACCAACGTACGAGAGAAGATCAAAATATAAACAAATAATTGTTATAGGCTACCCTGATACTTTATTTATTTGTTGTACCAACATTAGATCTCATACTTGATACCGATACCCTTTATGATACGTATCACCAAGTATCAAAATGATTTCCATTTAGAAGTGATTTTATACATCTCCACCGAGGGGCAATCACTCTGTCAATACAAGCCCAGTAACCAATGCATTATCTACCATAGACCAGCCCTAGTTCTTCCTTCCTCTTGATGTAATCACGCAGAACAGCACCTTTCCTAGCATGTGCAACATAAACAGCATGCTCCAATCGTCACTGGTAGGAACTGGATGATGCTATCTTATTGTGCCCTTCCTTCCTCTCGCCTCCACTCCTTGGAGTCTCGATATTATATTTGAAGTATATGTATACTAGCATATTGATTATCcttgttttgggaatatttggtatCGAGGCATCTGAATCGCATATCAGGGCACACTAGATCTTGCGTGGTGTTCCTATTAGGGAGATAGCTCAGGTGTCATGACTACTGTATTACTTAGTTGGTTTTTTTTTTGTTTAGAGATGAAAATGTTACTGCCAATCCTAAGTAGGCCTTGAAAAACTTGCGGTGCACTCATAATGTTATTTTGCTTTAGCTTTTACCTATTTTCATTTGTTAGGAAGGCCACTATTAATTTCCTCGCAGAATATGGAATGAAATTGATTTGGTGAGATATCAGCAATATCAAAATCAGCTTGTAAGAAATGATATACCAATAATAACATGATAATAGTATTGAAAAAGGGACTACTGTTTCATGATATCCGACATGTATGATGCATATAGCAAAGTGTATTGCTGTAGCTTGTCCTAGTCAATCTCTGTTTGGCTATGATCTTTAATTGTTTCATCTGGTTAAGCTACTTATTAATCGAATCTATTATGTCACATCCTCAAATTATACATGGGCTTTAATTGTGCATATTTAATGTATTATTGGTACTTTTCTCAATACAATTCCATATCCTGCAGCTTGCAGAGACGAACTAATATTCAGGACCTTGACAATGAGGCTATTGCTTTTCAATCTGTGCTGGGCTCCATGCTTGCGAGGATTTATAATAATCCACAGAATAAAGATGAAAATCAGACTCGCCTTGAGAAAATCCTGCAATTCTGGGGTTCAAAGGAAGTTTATGATCAGGAAACCGTTGCTAACCTTGAAAGAGAGATGAAAGGTGCCATTTCATATCCTTCGGCGCCACAACATGTTTCACCAGATCCCTCAACCTTCTCAGGTTTTTTTTATCTCCCCTTCTTCTACCAACTCTGCTTATACTGTTCTATCTAGGTGGTTATTATTATCTTTTCTCATCTGTGTTTAGCTTTTAGGGTACCAGCATTTACATATAAGGTTTTGGTGTAAGTTTGGCGTATTTAACCTATAGATTTTAGTCCTATTATCATCTTGTCCTTTTGCTTTGATAACTCAGGTTGTAGTGATATGTTGATGCCCTGAAACTTTATTACTTTGAGATATGTAAACAGTTTGCCAGGCTATACAGTATAAAGATAATAACCGAAGTTACTGCGTCACCACTGAGATCCAACCAGAAATTTTCTGGACTAAAATCCTTTTTCACCAATCAGATTTCTACACATAATATAACTAAAATAATAATTTGACCATGCTTGATCACACGGGTTCTCTAAATTCTCCAAATTATTTCCCTGCTGGTACACTAAACCAAATGGCTTTTATGATGCATTTCATTTATCTTTTGCTTGTTGGAGGCAAAGCTAAGCACATTTGATGCATATCTTTTCAGGATCAGCAAAGCCCTCAAAATGGTCCTCTGCTCCGCCAGAGATGGAGAAGGCATCCCAACCTGCCCCTTCTGCACAATTTCCAGGAAACCAACATCCTGCTGGTGTTTACGGCCAAACTACTTTTCCAGGATCTTTGTCAGTGCAACCATCGTTACTCCCCCCTGCGCTTCCTCAAAGCACAGCACCAGCCACTGCAAGTGATTCAACTCCACCTCCGTATCCACTATTCCCCCCTGGCCTCATTCCAGGAATGGTCCGGAAGATGCAGATCGGTAGTGGAGTTCCATACTCTCCCTTGAGCCCGCTTGACATTCCCACAACCATCCCACCATCGACCGTTCCCGAGTCCGAGATCCTCGAGCGCGTAACGAGGTTCTTCAAGGAGATCGGGGAGGAGAACCCATCAGAAGGTCCGATGAAGCAGGGCGAGCCCGGTGATTACGACGACTACGAGAGGGAGCTCCCTGCCCGCAAGGGAGGTGCGTGCATCCCTCCCCCCGCCAGCCTGCACGTGAACCCTGAGACCGGGATGCGCGCTGATGGCTCGTTCGATAGCAAGCCGGGCTCGAGCGGCCGGTTGGGCCTTGGAGCCTCCGCTGACCCAAGCGAGGCGAGCCACCAGTACGGCGATGTCTATTCATCGTATCGCAAGCAGAGGAGCAGCAACTACCATTCTTCCATCAGTTCCCGCGCAGTAGCGCCAAGGTGAAAACGGCGGAGGCGTGACGAGCGTTTCCGTATCCACTTCTTCCTGCTATGTGTAACTGCAAGAATGTACCTTAGTAGACAGAACTAAATTGTCAAATGATTGTGCAATGTAACATTTTCCTTCTTTTGTCGCGGCAAAACTTTGAACCGCAGTGAGATTCTTAGTTTTGAGAAGAGTAGCTGGTGGTAGTCGCAAATGACGTTTGTTTCGTAGATGTGATCCTTCAGTTTTGATGTGCGCCTGCGCATGCTGCCTTGTCCTTTTATTTTTGTTGTTCTTTCTATCAAATTGTAAATTTTGGATTGCATTTGCAGCTACCCTCGGCTGTGGACTGTGGTGCTGCTGATAGTATTCAATGTTGCTTCATCAGTCTTGTCAGGGCGCTGTTGACGCCAGATGACTGTGCAACCGATAGAGAACCATGTTCTATCTAGCTGTACTCTTGTTGGGTGTGgcatttctactccctccatttctaaatataagtgtTACTAGAGATTTTaagatgtatatagatatattttagagtgtagattcatttattttattctgtatgtagtctatattaaaaGGAAAATACACATGAGCTTATGGGTGCTCCACACCCCTAtacaaatattaaatataaaaaatATCAAGCAAATTTTAAAAATCTGAAATTTGGAAATATCAAACCTAGGTTCTCAATCTACTTCTGTGTGAAGTTTCGTGAAAAAATATCATGCATCCATGACGAAGGAAATGCTGTCTGAACAAAAATCCATCCAAACAGTTTTTTTTCCTATACATAGGCTATTTTGTCTTTCTTGCCACGAATACTTTTCCTgatattttttcatgaattttcACAAGAAAGTAGATCGGGAACCTAGGTGGATATCCCCAAATCCTAGTTCTTTTTTCGGATTTCTCAGCATTTTTTTGAATTTAATGTTCTTATAGGGGTGTGGAGCATCCGGATGCTACAAATCCTCCTTTtcgaagacttatatttaagaatggAGTCTCTAAAaggatttatatttaggaacggaggaacccCGTGGAGTAGATGGAGGAGACATACGCTCTGGTGAGCATTTGCGCTCATCGCAGCCTGTCAGGTCAGGCCAGGACAACAGCTTCATGTACCACTGCTTCACGGGAGGTAATCGGGCTTTCTACCGAGGTCAAAGTGTTGCCAGATATGTCGGGATGGCGCCGGCCTTGAAAGGTTGTGTTGACGCGGTGCGCAGAGCACGGCGAAGCCACGGGaagtcggggcggcggccctggaattTTAACAACTTTGATGACATTGGCTTTGTGTCGTGTGGGCGGCGAGATGGCCTTCGATGTTAGTCCTTGGCGCTTTGGGTGTAGCATATGGCGCATGATCTTGTGGATTGCTTGTTCTTCATCGATGATGGAGAATCCCGGGTCTACCCCTCGCATAGCAGTTGCAGATTCTTCTCTTCTATAGTTGTGTGAGGCTGTCTAGTTCGGCGGAGCGGTTTCCTGTTGGCTCGTGTATGTGTGAGGTAGACGTCTTTCTATTGAGATTGATGTGCCATTGGAGTGGGCTTAGCCCTGTATGTTTTGATAGCCCTGTATGTTTTGATTTTCGCTCAGTTTTCTGCAACTAACTAAGCAACAATCTCCTTAATTAATGAAAATAGCAAAGCTTTTGGCATGGTTTCAGAAAAAAAAGTGTTGCAAAACGGGTGCATTGTTCACAATTCATTCAAAGTACAAGGCTGTCTTTCTCCCAGAGAATATTATATAAGCCTTTATTAATTGGAATCTTGCAATTGTATTAATGGTGAAAGCACTTGAATGTATAATTGTATATGCCCTGAAACTTACATTTTACTTGTTGCACCAAGTTACAATTTTCAGGATTCAAGCCACAGCTAAGGCACTCAAATTAGAATACAAGGACTAATGAGAATTTGAGAGATGGTAAAGAATGATCTGTTCATAATATATTGGCTCCACTTTTTTGATTCTTCTCAGCTGATTCATGTAATAGGTTGACCGTGCAAGGCATGATGATAGCTCATATTGTTGTTCTGTTAGCCCAGTGTAGCGAAGGTCACGGTCTAGTCAAGTATGGTCGCCTAGTGAGTCATGCATACGGTTTCATATGATTGGAGTAGGAGCCTAGTTTGTGCCGATTGTCAATTGTCATTGTATCTGTGCAACGGTGATTGTATGTAGAGCTTGTAACTGTGTCGTATGACAGGAGGAGGAGCCCAATATGTAGTTATTACACTTGTCGATCTTGTAACTTTGGTTGTCATTATATCTGTAACAGATTGATTATGGCTGCTATTATTATTAGTATTACTTATGTTTTCTCTCTGTCCTGATTTAAATATTGGTTATTTATTTACTTTCAAATTGAAATCTGAAGAATATGAAGCTGACAAAAGGGCCCCACTTAATAGAACATGGCAACTGAGACCcatgggacccatctgactagtgggcccttcttttggaaaaagaaaaactaaaattgTTGATTCAAAAGGGCCACGACCCCAAAAATAAAAAAGGCTGGATTGTTCGGCTTGGCCCATGTGGCTGACCAAAATTAACAGGAAAAAAATATGTTAAATGGGTGGAATTGTTGGGCTCGACCCATATAAACGCATGAACTGGACTGGGTTGATTCTGATTTGTGATCAATTCATTTCGTCGCAATTtttccacatcagcttgccacgttgGATCTGACGTGGTGTGGGCAGGTTGCAAGTGACCAAAACAATTGGTCGTAAAATCTACGAACTTTTATTTTGGTCGTAACCATCTACGACCATTTCACAAAAAAAAGTCGTTAAGTTTCATTAAAGATGGTCAGCTTTTTACCAACTGTTTTTGGTCACAAGAAAGTCACAAATGGATAACAATGACCATTTAGTGACCAATattgatggtcgcaagttgacatatttcttggagTGCCCACCCCAAATTGCACTAGATCCACCCCAGAGATGCCGGATCCAtttgctctctcttcttcctcctccacatcGTCTGTCTCACAGCTCCGCTGCCGCGCATGCTCCGCAGCTGTTCCTAGCCTTTGTGCCGCCAGCTCTAGGTGTCCAGTCCTCTCTCCTGTCCTCGACGCGGGTGACGTCGTCCTCGTCCGCACGCCATCGCAGTACGCCCGACAACTCTTTGGCTCCACCTTGCGCTTGATATGTTCGAGACATTGTTTGACCAGATTTTTTTGTGATTTTATTAGGTAAAACGATGGATTTGGTTCTTCCTCGGACGAGGAGTATGGACTGACGGAGGTTgatcaaatgattcaagataagttCTTTGATTCCTCATATTCGGACGGAGAAGTGGACAtgatcatgctcatgagcatgcaagaggaaatggaccGACAAGTAGGGCATATTCTCAACTTTAAGGGCTCAATCAAAGGGATAAGAGTAATCAATCAGGATAGGGTGTCCGGAGCAAAGCTACTGCACATGGACTATTTTGCCCCCTAGCCTACTTTCCCGGATGATCCATGGTTTCGTCGCCATTTTCGCATGCGGAAACCATTGCTTTTGTGCATTGTGGAGGGAGTGGTGGCACATGATTACTACTTCAAGCTCACAAGGGATTGATCCGAACAACTCTCTTTCTCTGCCAAGCAGAGGTGCACGTCTGCTCtgaggatgcttgcacttggtactGCTGTAGATGTTGTTGGTGAGATGGCCAGGATGGGGGAGAGCACATGCCCGAAGACTACTATCAAGTTTTCCCATGCCATGATGGAGGTGTTTGGACCTGAGtatctcagagaaccaaatgtgcaaGACACAGAGAAGTTGTTGGCTATTGGAGAGGTCAGGGGGTTTCCAGGAATGCTTggatcaattgattgcatgcattggcaatggaagaactgccccaGAGGTTTGCGGGGAATGTATcaaggtcacaccaaagaggccaccatcatactagaagtggtggcatcacatgacttatggatttggcatgctttctttggaatgtcgggttctcacaacgacatcaacgtgcttcaacgaTCTCTGGTGTTCAGGAGGATTTGCAATGGGGAATCACCGACGTCCAACCATGCCATCAACGCCCGAGACTACAGCATGGGGTACTATCTTGCCGATGGCACCTATCCTTAGTGAGCGgcgtttgtgaagaccatatctGAACCACATGGCAATAAACAAAACCACTTCGCAAAATGCAAGAAgcggctaggaaggatgtggagagggcatttAGTGTGCTTCAAGCTCGTTCGGGAATTGTTCTTAGCGCTGCAATGATGTGGGAATCAGAAACTTTGTGGCGGGTCATGACAAGTTGTGTTATTTTGCACAATATGATTGTTGAGGATGACACTACTagcgaaaaccttatacacagaatcttaccagcattgcggtttaaaataaggcgctactgctatccacgtagcagtagcgcatcaAGAAGAAAGAGCACCACTACTATAATTGTCACGCCATTGCCGCCagactaggtatagtagtagcgctcatacggaaaccgcgctactgctaacgaaatagtagtagcgcgtttttagGGTAGGGCGCTACGACTAAGTTTGAACTTGGCCACATGGCGGGACCCACTAAGCAGTAGCGCGTCTACCAGAAGGGCGCTACCGCTACATCTTTAGCcgcagcgcgctactgctaaagcacaTCCACCACCttttcctccctcctcccctccccttcccCACCCCCACCATCTCTTCCTTTCACTTTCCCCTAgctcccacctcctctctccctcactttgcttcttcctcactacttctcTCCCCATTACTCTCTTCTTCTACCTCTATTTCTCTCTAttgctcctagctaactacaccacctccattaatgcaactcctttctcttctttcctctccTCCACTAGTTAAAGTCATCTCCTTCCCCAAGTAGCTAGGTAGTTCTACCCATTTAATGAAGTGGCCTATGTACCTCCCTAACTAGATCTAGCCATGTCAAGAAGTAATCTTTGTCCACTTTTGATCATTCCCTAGGTGTGTGGCGACActgatcaacatcatcatcaccgtgctaGCTATATATATCTTGAGATAGGTGATTAAAAATGTGTGCTTTTGCAAGattggaaatatgtgtatgtgtgcgatatgacataatcaggcgatatgatggaaattgtgtgtgtggcatgagtttccGCCAAATTGtgcttgagttgcctatgttttgccgaaatgtcgatttatttccgttttggtgaattccgggcaaactctatatgtccaatttttagggaaggtcatgccaaatttttgtatgactttgatgcatgcatgcatttttataatcagtttgtttattattaccatgcagatGTTCATGATGGACAGTGGAACAATGGTGGAAAGCTCATTGCGATCGGCGATGGAGGACATGAATGAAAATAACCGGATAGAGATTTTATGTTCGTGTTGAAGATGCAAAGGaggagtttggctcgacccctatgatggTGGTCATTtaatggcgcacctgctcatgactggtttcattgatggctatactcggtggataattgaagatgatgatgatgatgatgatgaggatgccgacggggcaggcaatgacgacacggggcaagacgaagagatgaccgataatggcggcagagaaggggccggacatggcggcggagaagaggCCAGCGGACATGGCGGTGGAGAAGAGACCGGACATGGTGGGGGAGAAAACATGGACACGTCACAGACTTCATCGCTACTAAGTTAAATCATGTGGGACCCTCATGTTCGAGAACTGCTTCGCAACGAGACGAGTACtgacagagctgcttctagagaggaggccaggctggagcaactggtggtagagtctaacactccattgtatgatggttgcgatcctaaggtgacccgcttgagtttcacgcttgaACTTTTGAAGACGAagactaaaaacaaatggaccgacactagcctcgatgagcttctcaagtacctaaaggatgttcttcccgcaggGAATCCatgtcctactagtgtggatgaggccaagaagattgtgtgccgtcttgatctgccgcacgttagataccatgcatgcatcaacgattgcatcatttatcggaaggagcacacaGAAAAAATCAGCTGTCcgatgtgcaatgcttctcgatacaagaaggccagaAAGAAATCTCCTcaaaaagttgtatggtacttaccgatctctCCCCGTCTACAATGTTAGTttatagatcccaaggaagcaaagctcatgcgttggcacgcggagaggacaaatcccgacgatggagatgatccgaagctgagacacctcgcagatgcAAGCCAGTGGAGAGCGGTCAATGACAAATGTCGATATTTtgcatgtgatgcaaggaacattgtgcttggcgcgtgtaccgatggcacgaatccatttggcaaccggaACACCAACCATAACACATGgctcgtgtttgtatggatgtacaacatcCCCTGggtgtgcatgaagtcgaagtacatacacatgagcatgctgattcaagggccgaaacaactggGAAATAATATTAATCTGTATCTTGGCTACTTCAAGAGGAATTAGACACGTTattgaaaacaccggccaagacatcggACGCCagtaaaggcgagtatttcaatatGAGAGCCGCACTAATCAcggcggtgcacgactatctcggttacagatatgtcgcaggctaggtg
It contains:
- the LOC119339247 gene encoding calcium homeostasis endoplasmic reticulum protein-like, whose product is MDRQAQDYAAAAMAYAQAQQQPPPQYGFHPQAQPQYPHHPPYAAPMPQYAPYPRAMPPPQQLYPHLPPHQRIDKLVEYIAKNGPEFEIVIRDKQHDNPDYAFIFGGDGHAYYRYMLWVTGRPPMPPYPPGSMHMMPPMGPMAHGPPPTMHQPGYPPFYDQHQHFGAHGHGEYDTGATFKGLSGPLPADVAAELHDVLTNLNGTKESIKGAKTWFMQRAPFAPALAEALRERIFALEDSERQLHIVFLVNDILFEGLQRRTNIQDLDNEAIAFQSVLGSMLARIYNNPQNKDENQTRLEKILQFWGSKEVYDQETVANLEREMKGAISYPSAPQHVSPDPSTFSGSAKPSKWSSAPPEMEKASQPAPSAQFPGNQHPAGVYGQTTFPGSLSVQPSLLPPALPQSTAPATASDSTPPPYPLFPPGLIPGMVRKMQIGSGVPYSPLSPLDIPTTIPPSTVPESEILERVTRFFKEIGEENPSEGPMKQGEPGDYDDYERELPARKGGACIPPPASLHVNPETGMRADGSFDSKPGSSGRLGLGASADPSEASHQYGDVYSSYRKQRSSNYHSSISSRAVAPR